A window from Megalobrama amblycephala isolate DHTTF-2021 linkage group LG21, ASM1881202v1, whole genome shotgun sequence encodes these proteins:
- the LOC125256961 gene encoding phospholipase A2 inhibitor gamma subunit B-like, with translation MALQIISVLLFTVFFSEALTLVCYNCTTTGSSETCTQNATCPSNFTQCSYISTNSSIGQKSCAASCDNWSIHSEVFKMSSQCCPTDLCNKSPAADNELTCYTCSDTNCSKTLKCKGDENRCITATVGFSGTNSNVKGCASQNICNNSALVNLALSQGLIVSSVSCCGANLCNNAQSTAQGLFLLVPILSLLFSI, from the exons ATGGCACTGCAAATCATCAGCGTGCTTCTTTTCACTGTGTTTTTCTCTGAAG CACTGACACTGGTGTGTTACAACTGTACCACGACAGGTTCTTCTGAAACATGCACACAAAATGCCACCTGTCCTTCAAACTTCACTCAGTGCAGTTACATTAGCACAAACA GTAGCATTGGCCAGAAGTCTTGTGCAGCCTCGTGTGATAATTGGAGCATACATTCTGAAGTGTTCAAGATGTCCTCCCAGTGCTGTCCTACAGATCTCTGCAACAAATCCCCAG CTGCAGATAATGAACTGACGTGTTACACCTGCAGTGACACAAACTGCTCAAAAACACTGAAATGTAAAGGTGATGAGAATCGGTGCATCACTGCAACAG TTGGATTTAGTGGCACGAACTCCAATGTCAAAGGATGTGCAAGTCAAAACATCTGTAACAACAGTGCACTAGTGAACCTTGCACTTTCCCAAGGCCTCATCGTGTCTTCTGTTTCATGTTGTGGAGCAAACCTGTGTAATAATGCCCAGAGTACAGCACAGGGACTGTTTCTGCTGGTACCAATACTTTCCCTCCTTTTTTCCATCTGA
- the LOC125256960 gene encoding uncharacterized protein LOC125256960, whose product MALQIISVLLFTVFFSKALTLVCYNCLTLVPPGTCKQTANCSSNVGCNSITIYNGSNIGNNNWCANSSSCDNWSITLGRIRRSSLCCTSDLCNKATASDSENGLMCYTCNDIHCSNTQTQKCKGEENQCITTTVNVNNIISKGCASQNFCKNSTLWRNALLSSIVGNSILPNNVLLNNSQFQQLSMSSVSCCGANLCNNAPSMAQEAVLLLVPVLSSFLSI is encoded by the exons ATGGCACTGCAAATCATCAGCGTGCTTCTTTTCACTGTGTTTTTCTCCAAAG CACTGACACTGGTGTGTTACAACTGTCTCACACTAGTTCCACCTGGAACATGCAAACAAACTGCTAACTGTTCTTCAAACGTAGGATGCAACTCCATAACCATATACA ATGGCAGTAACATTGGTAATAATAATTGGTGCGCAAATTCTTCCTCATGTGATAATTGGAGTATAACTCTTGGACGGATCAGGAGGTCTTCCCTATGCTGTACTTCAGATCTCTGCAACAAAGCTACAG CTTCAGACTCAGAGAATGGACTGATGTGTTACACCTGCAATGACATACATTgctcaaacacacaaacacaaaaatgtaaagGTGAAGAGAACCAGTGCATCACTACAACAG TAAATGTCAACAACATCATTTCAAAAGGATGCGCAAGCCAAAACTTCTGTAAGAACAGTACGCTCTGGAGAAATGCACTATTGAGCAGTATAGTAGGGAATAGTATACTACCAAACAATGTACTATTGAACAATTCACAATTCCAGCAGCTGTCCATGTCTTCTGTTTCATGTTGTGGAGCAAACCTGTGTAATAATGCCCCAAGTATGGCACAGGAAGCTGTGTTGCTGCTAGTACCAGTCCTTTCATCCTTTCTTTCCATCTGA